From a single Aestuariibius sp. HNIBRBA575 genomic region:
- the murF gene encoding UDP-N-acetylmuramoyl-tripeptide--D-alanyl-D-alanine ligase, which produces MTLWTSAEAAEATGGTVTCDWVANGVSIDTRTIQPGDLFVALKAARDGHDFVANALAAGAGAALVTHIPEGVDENAPLLIVADVLEALEAMGRHARARTSARVAAITGSVGKTSTKEMLRAALAGQGNIHVAEASYNNHWGVPLTLARMPANTDYAVLEMGMSNPGEIAPLSNMGKPHVAMVTTVAAAHLEAFEGLDGIAREKGSICQGLEPGGVAVLNGDLPTSDILRDAANGFDIQTFGQNAANDWRLDNIAITPGQTTAQGQGPNGAFDLLISTEGAHFAVNAIGALAVAQALGADFDAALAGIANWLPPTGRGTREVLSLPTGDIDLIDDAFNANPTSLTASLGILAALAPKPGGRRVAVLGDMLELGPHEAAMHRDIANDPSMAAIDVVHCAGLRMKHLFDALPADKRGQWGETADVLAQSAANLVQPRDIVLIKGSKGSYVSRVVDALRKSGHATPKKNEEG; this is translated from the coding sequence ATGACGTTGTGGACCAGCGCCGAAGCGGCAGAGGCAACGGGCGGAACTGTGACCTGCGACTGGGTGGCCAATGGCGTGTCCATCGACACCCGCACGATCCAACCGGGTGATTTGTTTGTCGCCCTCAAAGCGGCGCGTGACGGGCATGATTTCGTCGCCAATGCGCTGGCCGCTGGGGCCGGGGCGGCCTTGGTTACGCATATCCCGGAGGGGGTGGATGAAAACGCGCCGCTGTTGATCGTCGCAGATGTTCTGGAAGCGCTAGAGGCCATGGGCCGCCACGCCCGGGCACGCACAAGTGCACGTGTGGCCGCGATCACCGGATCGGTTGGCAAAACATCGACCAAAGAAATGTTGCGCGCCGCGCTGGCCGGGCAGGGCAATATTCACGTCGCCGAAGCCAGTTACAACAACCATTGGGGCGTGCCGCTGACGCTGGCGCGGATGCCGGCAAACACCGATTACGCCGTGCTGGAAATGGGCATGTCCAATCCCGGCGAAATTGCACCGCTGTCCAATATGGGCAAACCGCATGTGGCCATGGTCACCACCGTCGCCGCCGCTCATCTAGAGGCGTTTGAGGGTCTGGACGGGATTGCCCGCGAAAAGGGATCCATCTGTCAGGGGTTAGAACCCGGCGGCGTGGCGGTCCTGAACGGGGATCTGCCCACCAGTGACATTCTGCGCGATGCCGCAAACGGGTTTGACATACAGACCTTTGGCCAAAACGCAGCCAATGATTGGCGGCTGGACAACATCGCGATCACACCGGGTCAAACCACCGCCCAAGGGCAGGGGCCCAACGGGGCATTTGACCTGTTGATCAGCACCGAAGGCGCGCATTTTGCCGTCAATGCCATCGGCGCGTTGGCCGTGGCACAGGCGCTGGGGGCTGATTTTGACGCCGCCTTGGCGGGGATTGCCAATTGGTTGCCCCCAACCGGGCGTGGCACCCGTGAAGTTCTGAGCCTACCGACGGGTGACATTGACCTGATCGATGACGCGTTTAACGCCAATCCCACATCGCTGACTGCGTCACTGGGCATTTTGGCCGCGCTTGCCCCCAAACCGGGCGGGCGTCGGGTGGCGGTTCTGGGCGATATGCTGGAACTGGGACCACATGAGGCGGCGATGCACCGCGACATTGCCAATGATCCGTCTATGGCCGCCATTGACGTGGTGCATTGTGCCGGATTGCGGATGAAACACCTGTTTGACGCGCTGCCTGCCGACAAACGTGGCCAATGGGGCGAAACCGCAGATGTGCTGGCGCAAAGTGCGGCAAATCTGGTGCAGCCGCGGGATATTGTCCTGATCAAAGGATCAAAGGGCTCTTATGTGTCGCGCGTCGTTGACGCCCTGCGCAAATCGGGGCATGCGACCCCCAAGAAAAACGAAGAGGGTTGA
- a CDS encoding UDP-N-acetylmuramoyl-L-alanyl-D-glutamate--2,6-diaminopimelate ligase has translation MTQNTSFDRTATLSDLGLTAMGGRDVTITGITVDSREVAPGYLFVALPGTNVHGGEFIQYALRQQAGAILTDATGAQIAADELAESDAALIIAEDPRQTLAQTASLWFGPHPSNVVAVTGTNGKTSVSTFCRQIWLALEENAVNLGTTGVEGFWSHPLKHTTPEPITLHRVLAQALAHDVTHVAMEASSHGLDQRRLDGIMLSAAGFTNFTQDHLDYHETFEAYFDAKMGLFSRVLPEDGVAVINMDDPKGPDVVKIAEARGQEVIGVGRNPAARLQLLTQRFDGTGQELRFDWQGQKYVTRLNLVGGFQADNVLLAAGLVIASGADPEEVFDVLPDLTTVRGRMQRAGMRDNGAAVFVDYAHTPDAVATALQALRPHVMGRIVAIIGAGGDRDTTKRPLMGQAAAEWADIVIVTDDNPRSEDPATIRAAVLSGAADAIEVGDRAEAILRGVDMLEPGDALLIAGKGHETGQIVGDDVLPFDDVEQASVAVAALDGRI, from the coding sequence ATGACACAAAATACATCCTTTGACCGTACGGCAACCCTGTCAGATCTGGGATTGACCGCAATGGGCGGGCGCGACGTGACAATTACGGGCATCACCGTGGACAGCCGCGAAGTGGCGCCGGGGTATTTGTTTGTGGCCCTGCCGGGCACCAATGTACATGGCGGCGAATTTATCCAATATGCGCTGCGCCAACAGGCCGGCGCGATCCTGACGGATGCAACAGGCGCACAAATCGCCGCGGATGAGCTGGCCGAATCCGATGCCGCGTTGATCATCGCAGAAGACCCCCGTCAGACCTTGGCCCAAACGGCCAGCCTGTGGTTCGGGCCCCATCCCAGCAATGTGGTGGCGGTCACTGGCACCAATGGCAAAACATCTGTCAGCACATTTTGCCGTCAAATCTGGCTTGCGCTAGAAGAAAACGCCGTCAATCTGGGCACAACTGGCGTCGAAGGGTTCTGGTCCCATCCGTTAAAACACACCACGCCCGAACCTATTACGCTGCACCGGGTTCTGGCGCAGGCCCTGGCCCATGATGTGACCCATGTCGCCATGGAGGCATCTTCGCACGGGTTGGATCAGCGGCGGCTGGACGGGATCATGCTCAGCGCGGCGGGGTTCACCAATTTCACGCAGGACCATCTGGATTACCACGAAACCTTTGAGGCGTATTTTGACGCCAAAATGGGGCTGTTTTCGCGGGTCCTGCCCGAAGACGGCGTGGCGGTGATCAATATGGACGATCCCAAAGGCCCCGATGTGGTCAAAATCGCCGAAGCCCGCGGCCAAGAGGTGATCGGCGTGGGCCGCAACCCGGCTGCGCGTCTGCAATTGCTAACCCAGCGTTTTGATGGCACCGGACAAGAGCTGCGATTTGACTGGCAAGGGCAGAAATACGTCACACGGCTGAACTTGGTCGGTGGGTTTCAGGCCGACAATGTGTTGCTGGCCGCTGGGCTGGTGATCGCATCGGGCGCTGACCCCGAAGAGGTGTTTGACGTGCTGCCGGATCTGACCACCGTGCGGGGCCGGATGCAGCGCGCAGGCATGCGCGACAATGGCGCGGCGGTGTTTGTTGATTACGCCCACACACCCGATGCGGTGGCCACGGCACTTCAGGCGCTGCGCCCGCATGTGATGGGGCGGATCGTTGCCATCATTGGGGCGGGTGGGGATCGCGACACAACCAAACGGCCATTGATGGGGCAGGCGGCGGCGGAATGGGCCGATATCGTGATTGTCACCGACGACAATCCCCGCTCAGAGGATCCGGCCACCATTCGTGCGGCGGTTCTGTCTGGCGCGGCGGATGCGATCGAAGTCGGGGATCGTGCCGAAGCGATCCTGCGCGGCGTGGATATGCTGGAACCCGGCGATGCGCTGTTGATTGCGGGCAAAGGCCATGAAACCGGGCAGATCGTCGGGGACGACGTGCTGCCCTTTGATGATGTGGAACAAGCAAGCGTGGCCGTGGCTGCGCTGGATGGCCGGATATGA